Proteins from a single region of Labedella gwakjiensis:
- a CDS encoding NUDIX hydrolase yields the protein MRPEGDTVAANGEQDPAGPVTLAVSTVIFALRSDDGVGSDSEDPTIWLPLVRRIREPHDGRWALPGGPLASHEGLAEAAARSLSETTGLTPRYLEQLYAFGDVDRSPGDRVVSIVYWALVDGAEAKRAHVGQNVRWFPADRLPRLAFDHNAIVDYALWRLRTKVEYSDIARALLGETFTLSELRTVHEAVLQRRLDPANFRRQVDAHGRLEATGDSRRSGAHRPARLYRYAADESRASPYPVTPDSPRPTPRLSTPPIPIGEQP from the coding sequence ATGCGACCCGAAGGAGACACCGTGGCCGCGAACGGCGAGCAGGATCCTGCCGGCCCCGTGACCCTCGCGGTGTCGACGGTCATCTTCGCGCTCCGGAGCGACGACGGAGTGGGATCAGACAGTGAGGATCCCACGATCTGGCTGCCACTCGTGCGCCGGATCCGGGAACCCCACGACGGTCGATGGGCGCTTCCCGGCGGTCCGCTCGCCTCCCACGAGGGTCTCGCCGAGGCCGCGGCCCGATCCCTCTCCGAGACCACCGGCCTCACGCCGAGATACCTCGAACAGCTCTACGCGTTCGGCGACGTCGATCGTTCGCCCGGGGACCGCGTGGTCTCGATCGTCTACTGGGCCCTCGTCGACGGGGCCGAGGCGAAGCGCGCTCACGTGGGCCAGAACGTGCGCTGGTTCCCGGCCGATCGGCTCCCCCGCCTCGCCTTCGACCACAACGCGATCGTCGACTACGCGCTGTGGCGGCTGCGGACGAAGGTGGAGTACAGCGACATCGCTCGCGCCCTCCTCGGGGAGACCTTCACCCTCTCCGAACTGCGGACGGTGCACGAAGCCGTGCTCCAGCGCCGACTCGACCCTGCGAACTTCCGGCGCCAGGTCGATGCGCACGGTCGGCTGGAAGCAACCGGCGACTCACGCCGCTCGGGCGCCCATCGTCCGGCGCGGCTCTACCGGTACGCCGCCGACGAATCCCGCGCATCCCCGTACCCCGTGACACCGGATTCGCCTCGACCCACCCCTCGTCTCTCGACACCTCCTATCCCGATCGGGGAGCAGCCATGA
- the nadA gene encoding quinolinate synthase NadA, which yields MTTTASVDLAIRDISNGTAQGSTCSPDLVQAPWTFDLQPPGYGPGASLGDVIPTGTPRQGQLPAFYRDAEPAELDRRIRSAKDLLGERLVILGHFYQRDEVVQYADYIGDSFQLAGAAKGRTDAEAIVFCGVHFMAETADMLSSPDQAVILPNLAAGCSMADMADIDQVEECWEELAALYGTEPDADGRVPVIPVTYMNSSAALKGFCGRNGGIVCTSSNARTVLEWAFERGQRVLFFPDQHLGRNTAKAMGVPVESMPLWNPNRPLGGNDESALADARVILWHGFCSVHRRFTVDQIDRARAAHPGVRVIVHPECPMPVVDAADESGSTDYIAKAIAAAPAGTTFAIGTEINLVQRLAAQYPQHTIFCLDDVICPCSTMYRIHPGYLAWVLDELVDGRVVNRITVGDDVAVPARIALERMLAARPPVASA from the coding sequence ATGACAACGACAGCATCCGTCGACCTCGCCATCCGCGACATCTCGAACGGCACAGCTCAGGGATCGACCTGCAGCCCGGACCTCGTCCAGGCTCCGTGGACCTTCGATCTGCAGCCGCCCGGCTACGGCCCGGGTGCGTCCCTCGGAGACGTCATCCCCACCGGGACGCCGCGGCAAGGACAGCTGCCGGCGTTCTACCGGGACGCCGAGCCCGCGGAACTCGACCGTCGCATCCGCTCCGCGAAGGACCTCCTCGGCGAGCGCCTCGTGATCCTCGGACACTTCTACCAGCGCGATGAAGTCGTGCAGTATGCCGACTACATCGGCGACTCGTTCCAGCTGGCCGGTGCGGCGAAGGGGCGGACGGACGCCGAGGCCATCGTCTTCTGCGGCGTGCATTTCATGGCGGAGACGGCCGACATGCTCTCCTCCCCCGACCAGGCCGTGATCCTGCCGAACCTCGCGGCCGGGTGCTCCATGGCCGACATGGCGGACATCGATCAGGTCGAGGAGTGCTGGGAGGAACTCGCCGCGCTGTACGGCACGGAGCCGGACGCCGACGGCCGGGTGCCGGTCATCCCCGTCACGTACATGAACTCCTCGGCGGCGCTCAAGGGCTTCTGCGGCCGCAACGGCGGTATCGTCTGCACCTCGTCGAACGCGCGGACCGTGCTCGAGTGGGCCTTCGAACGCGGTCAGCGGGTCCTCTTCTTCCCCGACCAGCACCTCGGACGCAACACGGCCAAGGCGATGGGCGTGCCCGTCGAGTCGATGCCGCTCTGGAACCCCAACCGCCCCCTCGGGGGCAACGACGAGAGCGCACTCGCGGACGCACGAGTCATCCTCTGGCACGGCTTCTGCTCCGTCCACCGTCGGTTCACGGTGGACCAGATCGATCGTGCGCGCGCGGCCCACCCCGGTGTGCGTGTGATCGTGCACCCCGAGTGCCCCATGCCCGTGGTCGACGCCGCGGACGAGAGCGGATCGACGGATTACATCGCGAAGGCCATCGCGGCGGCCCCGGCGGGGACGACGTTCGCGATCGGCACCGAGATCAACCTCGTGCAGCGACTCGCGGCGCAGTACCCCCAGCACACGATCTTCTGCCTCGACGACGTGATCTGCCCCTGCTCCACGATGTACCGCATCCACCCGGGATACCTCGCATGGGTGCTCGACGAGCTCGTGGACGGTCGCGTCGTCAACCGCATCACCGTCGGCGACGACGTCGCCGTCCCGGCACGTATCGCTCTCGAACGCATGCTCGCCGCTCGACCGCCCGTTGCGAGCGCCTGA